The following is a genomic window from Dioscorea cayenensis subsp. rotundata cultivar TDr96_F1 chromosome 10, TDr96_F1_v2_PseudoChromosome.rev07_lg8_w22 25.fasta, whole genome shotgun sequence.
CGTAATTTGCTTGAAGAAGTAGCTATTGGGTCAAAATCCTTTAACAACTGAACTCATATCGATCATTTGAAGAGGCTTCAATCTTTGAGCTTCCTTGTCTTTAATACTATCAACTGCTTGGTTTTCAGTTTGTTCGACTTCTTCCTCCTGTTGTTCAacttcttcctcttcatctaCCTCATCATCTTCTGTTTCTTTAGAGGCATCCTCCCCCTCATCGCCATCATCATACAACATATCAGAAGAATCAGACTTTTCTACTTCAGCTTGGTTATTAGGAACATTGTTTAAGCCTTCACCAAGGAAACGGCTTTTCCAGAACTCTATATTCCCATCTTCAAGTTTAATCCGTGATATTAGTTCATCTAATTCTTCATCTACCTATCAAGGAAACAAgacaatgatataaaaaatcataagaataacaaaaagaagaacaagaattagCAATAGCCCAAAGAAATGACCATTAAGTGATTATCCTTATACAAGATAAATAATCAATCACAGTCCTTCCATCATAGAATGGAAATTACAACTCATAATGGAACTTTAATAggaaaaataagtattttataCTACAAATAAATTCCCAGCCAAGAATAAACTAAATCTGTAAGATGTTACCAAATAACAAAAGTAGAGTGAACCACCTTAgaaattcataaattttaatcaaatagcAATCTAATTGATGAATTACTAACAGcatcttgttttaattttaaaatgagaGATGTCCATGAAGAACTGTTTGTTTATAGTTTGATTTTATTCTGTTAAAAATGTCAGACGACGCCATTTTTTCCTGTCATTCAATGCTAAATGTGCATATTTCACCcaaaaaatgtaacaaaatgcaaatattccgacataattaatatttaatcagaCAACACAACTACATTATTGATTGAACCCAAATAAAAATCTTccaaaattcatgaaaatatttGAACTCCGCCGACTATACCTCAAGCGTATGATTATAAGTTTTcaagaataaataaaacacatacAAATCAATTTGTTGACATGGAAAGACCCACCTGACAATGTAACCAATTTCTTTCCCAATATCAGCTtcttcttgcataggttctatCCACGAGCTTACAAATGAACGATATTTTCTTCccaaaatcattgctctaggtGGAATAGGTTGCGTGTCTTCAGCCATTGCTTCTAAAGCATCAAGCATCTCCACTATCCTTCCTGATTATAAGAATAACTATACCTGCTCAGGAAAGTATTACTTCATGAAAAGCATTGAACACTGATGAGCACAAATACTAGGTTCAAATATATTTGCTATAATAAGGACatataaaattaacttttatttaagaCTCTTGGGATCTATTAGTAAAAAATTGCTGTAGAGTAGCAAGATATCTTCCCGACACAAAGCCCGAAGATACAGAGAGAGTGGATCTCCAAAGTTTCCTTCATTATGCAAAACTGTTATTACCATCCCCGATCTTCGTTGAAGCGTCCGCACCTCTTTCTGTCATTACCATCCCCGATCCAGTAATCACTTGGCACTTTCGATCTCAGATTGACTTAATCAGGTCCCTCTTAAACATGCTCGGCTCTCCTGTCATCCATAGCATCCCGGGGTCTTGGATGCTTCCTGCTACATCTCTAACTACTTTTGGATTCAATGACCCAGCCCTCAACCTGTTCTTGTTTGGAAGAGACTTGCCACACTGGCTTATGAGAAGCTTCATTGATTCAGGATTTGTCTTTAGTTTCTAGTTCTGGTTGCTTTTGTAACTTCCTCTCTCTTTTGTATCCatatcttttttaataaattagccctcTCCTGgggttcttttaaaaaaaaaaaacttagtttaAACTAtggaaaaaaacaatgaattggtTTATCAATGTTGATTACCTAGGAGATAACCATAGAAGATGTTAAAGCTATCATCTATCAACACAGTAGCACCTTGATTTTAACTTAGTAGTAATAAGATATCCGAAATGATGATGTTAGCCTTGAGGACTATATACAATACCAAAAGGAAGTCCATCAAACTTAATGGAGACATGTTTTTGGCATGACAATGGAGCAAGTGAAAAGATTTGACAGGTTTGCACATCATGGCGATATTCAAGTTTCAACAAGTAgattgttaattaaattgtttacaTCCTTgataagcaaaataaaaatatagcacTGAGATGTCTTAAGCATATGTCTTCACATTGGGTTGCAAACGTTTgtgatcttcaatcatcattCCCAGTAACTCAGCCACATCTTGTACCCTACAAATAAATGCTGAATCAAAAGAACTAAACAAAAATGCTTAAACATCACAAAGAGGCCTTCAAAAATTAAGCATaaggtaagaaaagaaaacatggggtTAAGACCACTATTGACTAAATGAGAGGAATAATGAAAGATGGCTTATTTCAGAAGTTTTAAACTGTAGAGCTGAAAGTTGATTAAACATATTCACCAGCAAAGGGAAATTGTAGCAACCAATTTAATGCCATGCAAAGGGAAATATTGATATAACTTACGACCAGGATGAACAAGGGCAATTTTACTGGAGttgttttctcatttctttAGTAATTATTGAAGCTTCCATTTTTCCAAGCCATGCAACCGAAACAATGTTCTCTAAGGACGCAAAACAGCAGAACAGAACATAGTGATACTCTTTTTCTTGCAAACTTTTTGGTTATTAAAAAGAATCACAACAACTTTACCTAAAGAcaggaaaaacaataaatgagtgaaACCCAAGCAAAAACAACTCCACAGagaaaagtttttttcaaaGGTATAAAAAATGTTCAGAACTTGTATCTAAAACATGTGTGATGAAAAATCATACAGAATGAGGAGTGATTGACAAGCACGTGCACATTTGAAATGTTTACCCTGAAATCTTCGGTTTGAGAGCTCTGTTCCATTCCTGGCAGAAATACACAAGAGAAAAACAGATTCAAActctaaaacaaacaaactactTTGAATTCTCTTCAGATCttagggaaaaaagaaaagaaaaaatgccAAATAGTTCGCCTCCGATTGTACCACCTCTTTACACTATATACACCATTAAAATAcattataaactatataaatatttatttttataataaaaat
Proteins encoded in this region:
- the LOC120270327 gene encoding uncharacterized protein LOC120270327 — encoded protein: MDYNLQVDLILQSLPDSFSQFIVNFNMNDIECTLAGPLNKLVSTQSQMKTKGKDVVALTISTSRPLKPKKKKMAKKQNALAPKAVEGVGQNKGKALVVCASESSKQASKCFHCGEADHWKRHCPQLIADGSTGRIVEMLDALEAMAEDTQPIPPRAMILGRKYRSFVSSWIEPMQEEADIGKEIGYIVRTVDEELDELISRIKLEDGNIEFWKSRFLGEGLNNVPNNQAEVEKSDSSDMLYDDGDEGEDASKETEDDEVDEEEEVEQQEEEVEQTENQAVDSIKDKEAQRLKPLQMIDMSSVVKGF